A window from Corynebacterium accolens encodes these proteins:
- a CDS encoding TetR/AcrR family transcriptional regulator: MEEILVPRRRPAQARSRERFARIVQAARAVLVDVGFESFTFDEVAHRAGVPIGTLYQFFANKYVLICELDRQDTATSLAEIERFSRLVPAPQWPDVLDEFIDHLARMWREDPSRRAVWHAIQSXPATRATAADTELQLLEPLAEILRPLATEHSDAQRIELARFLIHTVVSLLNYAISGEPDKFDSVVMELKRMLISYLFAVAAG; the protein is encoded by the coding sequence GTGGAGGAAATCCTCGTCCCGCGGCGCCGGCCAGCGCAGGCGCGCAGCCGGGAGCGCTTTGCTCGCATCGTGCAGGCGGCGCGCGCCGTGCTTGTCGATGTCGGCTTTGAATCCTTCACCTTCGATGAAGTCGCCCACCGTGCTGGGGTCCCGATCGGCACGCTGTATCAGTTCTTTGCCAATAAATACGTGCTCATCTGCGAGCTCGACCGGCAAGATACTGCCACCAGCCTGGCCGAAATCGAGCGCTTTTCGCGCCTCGTGCCGGCCCCGCAGTGGCCGGATGTCTTGGATGAATTCATCGACCACTTGGCGCGGATGTGGCGCGAGGATCCTTCCCGGCGCGCCGTTTGGCACGCCATCCAATCCMCCCCGGCGACACGGGCTACGGCCGCCGATACCGAGCTGCAGCTCTTGGAGCCGCTCGCCGAGATCCTCCGCCCGCTGGCCACCGAGCACAGCGATGCGCAACGCATTGAGCTGGCGCGCTTCCTTATCCACACCGTGGTTTCTCTGCTCAATTACGCTATTTCGGGCGAACCAGACAAGTTCGATTCCGTGGTCATGGAGCTAAAGCGCATGTTGATTTCGTATCTTTTTGCGGTGGCCGCGGGATAA
- a CDS encoding HNH endonuclease signature motif containing protein — MNALQAYATQISSAMDILAEAHGMPESDLIELGLPDVEARELLALAEVYFGTTSFSRKQRLAAAGARHHDLVTLKLIEKYATRAATKRAAWNLRVELCRQHGPASEIAQLAKKRLREWRPRRRPPREGVQLLRRPDGPWTMRITAPSSFLADLDSALDPDNPLASFRELLRGEGAATVQTTTNVIIPLNALDQILEGDGDEVTLRLTNGSTITGAQLVERTFSEHGLATLIHPVKGPVNLYRTSRFASEKQRLMAAAENPTCPWPPCNHPADKSQIHHLQAWKHGGMTNADNLTVCCPYHNGVNQDDPNAPPLRGRLARVNGKVRWVR; from the coding sequence ATGAACGCACTGCAGGCCTATGCCACCCAGATTTCCTCGGCGATGGATATCCTCGCCGAGGCCCACGGCATGCCTGAGAGCGACCTCATCGAGCTCGGATTGCCGGATGTCGAGGCCCGCGAGCTGCTCGCGCTGGCAGAGGTTTATTTCGGCACCACTTCCTTTAGCCGCAAGCAGCGCCTTGCCGCCGCGGGCGCGCGCCACCACGATTTGGTGACCCTGAAGCTCATCGAGAAGTACGCCACCCGTGCTGCCACCAAGCGCGCCGCGTGGAACCTGCGCGTAGAGCTGTGCCGGCAACACGGACCGGCCTCCGAGATTGCCCAGCTCGCTAAAAAACGCCTGCGCGAATGGCGCCCGCGCCGCCGGCCGCCGCGCGAGGGCGTACAACTCCTGCGCCGCCCGGATGGCCCGTGGACGATGCGCATTACTGCGCCCTCGTCCTTCCTCGCGGATCTCGATTCCGCCCTCGACCCCGATAACCCACTCGCATCCTTCCGCGAACTCCTCCGCGGCGAGGGCGCTGCCACGGTACAGACCACGACGAACGTGATTATCCCGCTCAACGCACTGGATCAAATACTGGAAGGCGATGGCGACGAGGTCACGCTTCGGCTCACCAACGGCTCGACCATTACCGGCGCGCAGCTCGTCGAGCGCACCTTTAGCGAACACGGGCTAGCCACGCTTATCCACCCAGTGAAGGGCCCGGTCAACCTGTATCGGACCTCGCGGTTCGCCTCGGAAAAACAGCGGCTGATGGCCGCCGCCGAAAACCCCACCTGCCCGTGGCCGCCGTGCAATCACCCGGCGGATAAGTCTCAAATCCACCACCTGCAGGCGTGGAAGCACGGCGGGATGACCAACGCGGACAACCTCACCGTGTGCTGCCCGTACCACAACGGGGTGAACCAAGACGATCCGAACGCCCCTCCCCTGCGCGGCCGCCTTGCCCGGGTAAACGGCAAGGTCCGCTGGGTCCGCTAG
- the bioD gene encoding dethiobiotin synthase, with amino-acid sequence MIIFVTGTNTDVGKTVATAVLASALAQSGREVVYAKPLQTGEPGNSGDAATVRALAGVEVTEMVRFPEPLAPNLSARRARMTPPSKEELWDWIAGLDAPGRVVLVEGAGGLLVRLADDYTLADVATNLLIVTSLGLGSLNAAELTVREAQRRRINVMGLIGGSLPARPDLATRLNVDELPAVTGCRLWGSVQEGAGALGREDFARMTRELFPGDVCAELLAHAE; translated from the coding sequence ATGATTATCTTTGTCACCGGCACCAATACCGACGTGGGAAAGACGGTGGCCACGGCGGTGCTCGCCAGCGCCCTTGCCCAGAGTGGGCGCGAGGTCGTCTATGCCAAGCCCCTGCAGACCGGCGAGCCGGGCAATAGCGGCGATGCGGCGACGGTGCGGGCCCTAGCCGGGGTCGAGGTCACGGAGATGGTGCGTTTTCCCGAGCCGCTGGCACCGAACCTTTCGGCGCGCCGGGCCCGCATGACTCCGCCGAGCAAAGAGGAACTCTGGGACTGGATCGCAGGGTTGGACGCACCAGGCCGGGTGGTGCTGGTGGAAGGTGCCGGCGGCCTGCTGGTGCGTTTGGCAGACGACTACACGCTTGCCGATGTCGCCACCAACCTCCTCATTGTCACCTCCCTCGGTCTTGGCAGCCTCAACGCCGCCGAGCTCACCGTCCGCGAGGCGCAGCGGCGCAGGATTAACGTGATGGGGCTTATCGGCGGCAGTTTGCCCGCGAGGCCGGATCTGGCGACGCGGTTGAACGTGGACGAGCTTCCTGCGGTCACGGGCTGCCGGTTGTGGGGCAGCGTGCAGGAGGGGGCCGGAGCGCTGGGCCGGGAGGACTTCGCCCGGATGACCCGAGAGCTCTTTCCCGGTGATGTGTGTGCGGAGTTGCTTGCGCACGCCGAGTAG
- a CDS encoding adenosylmethionine--8-amino-7-oxononanoate transaminase — protein MVDISTNDIATIDAHHIWHPYAEPGAPTRVVESAAGVHLTLADGPHLIDAMSSWWAAAHGHSHPRLTAAAKEQIDRMSHVMFGGLTHEPAARLTANLMELTCHDFAQVFYADSGSVSVEVAIKMALQYQQGIGHPERTKMLTWRSGYHGDTFAAMSVCDPDGGMHSMWTGTLAQQVFAPAPPTRGASEKARADYLRELEGCITNEVAALIIEPVVQGAGGMRFHDHELVRGAREICDRHGIVLIADEIATGFGRTGDLFTTQAAGVVPDIMCVGKAMTGGFMTMAATLATARVAEGMHPRALMHGPTFMANPLACAVSAEATSMILEGRWRGQVAGIEKQLRAGLSGLEDEPGVADVRVLGAIGVVEMERDVDMSGATDAAVDQGVWLRPFGRLIYTMPPFISTEDEVAQICRGVRAAVGGGKR, from the coding sequence TTGGTGGATATTTCTACTAACGACATAGCTACAATCGATGCCCACCACATCTGGCACCCCTACGCCGAGCCCGGCGCGCCCACGCGCGTCGTGGAGTCGGCTGCGGGAGTCCACCTCACGCTTGCCGATGGCCCCCACCTCATCGACGCCATGTCCTCCTGGTGGGCCGCCGCCCACGGCCACAGCCATCCGCGGCTCACCGCTGCCGCCAAGGAGCAGATCGATCGCATGAGCCACGTGATGTTCGGCGGGCTCACGCACGAGCCGGCGGCGCGGCTGACGGCCAATCTCATGGAGCTTACGTGTCACGACTTCGCGCAGGTCTTTTATGCGGACTCGGGATCGGTCTCGGTAGAGGTCGCCATCAAGATGGCTCTGCAATACCAGCAGGGCATCGGCCACCCGGAGCGCACCAAGATGCTGACCTGGCGCTCGGGTTATCACGGCGATACCTTTGCCGCGATGAGCGTGTGCGATCCCGATGGCGGCATGCACTCGATGTGGACCGGCACCCTGGCGCAGCAGGTTTTCGCCCCAGCACCGCCCACGCGCGGGGCGAGCGAGAAGGCGCGCGCGGATTACCTACGCGAGCTGGAAGGCTGCATTACGAACGAAGTCGCAGCCTTGATCATCGAGCCCGTCGTCCAAGGCGCCGGCGGCATGCGCTTCCACGACCACGAGCTGGTGCGCGGGGCGCGCGAAATCTGCGACCGCCACGGAATCGTGCTGATCGCGGATGAAATAGCCACGGGTTTTGGGCGCACCGGGGACCTCTTTACCACCCAGGCGGCGGGAGTGGTGCCGGATATCATGTGCGTGGGTAAGGCGATGACCGGCGGTTTCATGACGATGGCCGCCACGCTCGCCACCGCCCGGGTTGCCGAGGGTATGCACCCACGCGCGCTGATGCACGGCCCGACCTTTATGGCCAACCCGCTGGCCTGCGCGGTATCTGCCGAGGCGACCTCCATGATCCTGGAGGGAAGGTGGCGGGGGCAGGTTGCGGGCATCGAGAAGCAGCTGCGCGCCGGGCTTTCCGGGCTAGAGGACGAGCCGGGCGTGGCGGACGTGCGGGTGCTGGGGGCTATCGGCGTGGTGGAGATGGAGCGCGACGTCGATATGTCAGGTGCTACGGACGCGGCGGTGGACCAAGGCGTGTGGCTGCGCCCGTTCGGCCGCCTTATCTACACCATGCCGCCTTTTATCAGTACCGAAGACGAGGTCGCGCAGATTTGCCGCGGTGTGCGCGCTGCGGTAGGAGGAGGAAAGCGATGA
- a CDS encoding peptide MFS transporter: MKVLERRSIRRVPVVLPAVAGIEMWXRFSFXGMQAILAYYLYSTSXGLGMEQTQATALVGAYGSLLYLFTFVGGWVSDRLLGAERTLLTGAGLLVCGHFALSFIPGTAGLIIGLLPLALGSGLLKTAAITILGAAFPAEAGARDGAFQIFYLGINVGALFGPMLTGWLAEEYGYHAGFFAAAVLMCCGCATYGALRKKIDVPSRPPHPTQAPGKAGLVALAALLAGVLLIITVSPATLTVLLLIATVAAAAGLFASMLRSPQISADERRRILDFIPLFACSTAYWTLQPQIYGVLAVYSDQRLNRSIGGFEIPPAWTQSLNPLFILLLSLPLAAGMTRWANSRRALMGCGIIFAGAGMFLLLPFVGGGENSTPFLVLAGTILFMSLGELFIGPVGMAASAAHAPRAYATRFSALYFLTMAIGTSLAGSMSQLYDPTSASAETTYLIIIGGVPVLLGLVLLLRRR; encoded by the coding sequence ATGAAAGTTCTTGAACGGCGTTCAATTCGCCGCGTACCCGTGGTTTTGCCGGCGGTTGCGGGSATCGAAATGTGGGRGCGCTTCAGCTTTTWTGGCATGCAAGCCATCCTCGCGTACTACCTCTACTCCACCTCCSGCGGGCTCGGCATGGAGCAAACGCAGGCCACCGCGCTCGTCGGCGCCTACGGCAGCCTGCTCTATCTTTTCACGTTTGTGGGCGGCTGGGTCAGCGACCGCCTCTTGGGCGCCGAGCGCACCTTGCTTACCGGCGCTGGGCTGTTGGTGTGCGGACACTTTGCCCTTTCGTTTATCCCCGGCACCGCTGGGCTCATCATCGGGCTCTTGCCGCTCGCGCTTGGCTCGGGGCTGCTCAAGACCGCCGCGATAACGATTCTGGGCGCCGCCTTCCCCGCCGAGGCCGGCGCGCGCGACGGGGCCTTTCAGATTTTCTACCTCGGCATCAATGTCGGCGCGCTTTTTGGCCCCATGTTGACAGGCTGGCTAGCCGAGGAATACGGCTACCACGCCGGATTCTTCGCCGCAGCGGTGCTCATGTGCTGCGGGTGTGCCACCTACGGCGCGCTGCGGAAAAAGATAGATGTGCCATCGCGCCCGCCTCACCCCACCCAGGCCCCAGGCAAGGCGGGGCTGGTCGCGCTGGCGGCGCTCCTAGCCGGCGTGCTGCTCATTATCACCGTTTCTCCAGCAACGCTGACGGTGCTGCTTCTTATCGCCACGGTGGCGGCCGCGGCGGGGCTTTTTGCCAGCATGCTGCGATCCCCGCAGATTAGCGCAGACGAGCGACGCCGCATCCTGGATTTTATTCCGCTTTTCGCTTGCTCAACGGCCTACTGGACCCTGCAACCGCAAATCTACGGAGTCCTCGCGGTCTACTCGGATCAGCGCCTCAACCGATCCATCGGGGGATTCGAAATCCCGCCGGCGTGGACGCAATCGCTCAACCCGCTATTCATCCTCCTGCTCTCGCTACCCTTGGCCGCGGGCATGACGCGCTGGGCCAACTCGCGGCGCGCGCTCATGGGTTGCGGCATCATCTTCGCCGGCGCAGGCATGTTCCTCCTACTGCCCTTTGTGGGAGGCGGGGAAAATTCCACGCCGTTCCTGGTGCTAGCGGGCACCATCTTGTTCATGTCGCTCGGCGAGCTCTTCATCGGCCCGGTGGGCATGGCCGCATCCGCCGCCCACGCCCCGCGGGCATATGCCACCCGCTTTTCCGCGCTGTACTTCCTCACCATGGCCATCGGCACCTCGCTGGCTGGTTCGATGTCGCAGCTGTACGACCCTACCTCGGCATCTGCCGAAACGACCTACCTCATCATCATAGGCGGCGTCCCCGTCCTCCTGGGGCTGGTCCTCCTCCTGCGGCGCAGGTAG